GCGTAATTCTGCATTGTTTCGACATTCATATTCAAATTAAACTTACTATTCAACAGTTTAATAAAAAATGCAGCATCCGCTGACCCCCCTCCGAGGCCCGCACCGATTGGGATTTTTTTATGAAGATGAATACTTACCGGGGGCAATTTAAAATCATTCTTTAGCCTTTCGTATGCTTTAAGACAAAGGTTTTCGTTGGCGTGACCGGGTATCTCAATTCCGCTGGCATTAAAACTTAACTCGGGCGACTCTACCACTTCGATAGCGTCTTTTATATTTACAGGATAGAAAACGGTTTCGAGGTTGTGATACCCGTCTCTTCGCCTGCTAATGACATTGAGCCCTATATTTATTTTTGCATTAGGAAACGCTATCATCTTTTATAAACATTATTGATTTCTTCACAATAGTAGGATGGTAAAAATACATTTATTTTCTTTGCATAAATAAGGTAAGAACAGAAAGGTTCGTGTTTACCGTCATACATATACGACTAAATGAAGCAATATCTTGATCTGATGAAACATGTGCTGGATCATGGCACACAAAAACACGATCGTACGGGAACGGGGACTATAAGCGTGTTCGGATATCAGATGCGGTTTAATCTGAAGGAAGGTTTCCCTTTAGTTACTACGAAGAAATTACACCTTCGCTCTATTATCCATGAACTGATATGGTTTTTAAGGGGCGACACGAATATAAGCTATCTTAAAGAGAACGGCGTTAGCATCTGGGATGAATGGGCCGATGAGGCCGGAGAATTAGGCCCCATTTACGGGTATCAGTGGCGGTCGTGGCCTCGTCCCGACGGCACACACATCGATCAGATTCGTCAGCTCGTCAGTCAGATTAAAAATAATCCTGATTCAAGGCGGCTCATCGTTTCGGCATGGAATGTGGCCGACATTGAAAAAATGGCCCTCCCCCCTTGTCATTGCTTCTTTCAATTTTATGTGGCCGATGGTAAATTAAGCTGTCAGCTGTACCAGAGAAGCGCCGACATCTTTTTAGGTGTGCCATTCAATATTGCATCATATGCCCTGCTGACCTTAATGATTGCACAGGTATGCGACTTAGAACCAGGAGACTTTATTCATACCCTGGGGGATGCTCATCTCTACAACAACCATATTGAGCAGACCCAGCTTCAGCTAAGCAGGGAACCGAGACATCTTCCGGTGATGAAGATAAATCCTGAAGTCAAAGATCTGTTTGATTTCAAGTTTGAAGATTTTAAGCTTGAGAACTATGACCCTCACCCTCATATTAAGGCGCCGGTAGCGGTATAAAACGATGGTTAATTTAAATATTATAGTCGCAACCGATAGTAAGGGAGGAATTGGCAAGAACAATGCTTTGCCATGGCATCTGCCGGCTGATCTGAAGTATTTTAAAGCTTTGACTACTGGTCATACCATCATTATGGGCCGAAAAACCTTTGAAAGCATTGGTAAAGCTCTTCCTAACAGACGTAATATTGTCATTACCCGTCAGGATCTGAAACTTAGCGATGCCGAAGTGGCTCACTCTTTAGAATCTGCCATTTCGCTATGTAACGAGGACGACGACGTGTTTGTGATAGGAGGTGCGGAGATATTCAGACTGGCACTGCCAAAAGCTAACCGACTCTTTATTACCTTGATACATCATGAGTTTGATACCGACACCTTTTTGCCGGAGATTGAACGGGGAACATGGAAAGAAGTAAAAAGAGAAGACAAGCAGCCTGATGATAAAAACCGGTTTTCGTATTCTTTCCTAACCTTCGAAAAGGCCCCGATAACAGAGGACTGATATTTCTGAATTAAAGAATTTTATAAATTAAAAATTTACTTAGATTTGCCGTCTTATTCAGAAAAGACTTATTATAAATATACTATATATCATAAACAAAAATGCAAGGTAAAGGTTTGATTAAATTCGTTGCTGTCGCCTTAACGATCGGGTGTCTGTATTCTCTTTCGTTTACGTGGGTCGCAAAACAGGTTGAAAAAGATGCTCGGGAGTATGCAAAAGGAGATCCTGAAAAAGAAAGAGCATATCTTGACTCTATGGCTACCCAGCCGGTATTTAACCTTGGGTTTGCAAAGTTCAATTATCAGTATGTAAAAGAACGTGAAATTCCTCTGGGGCTTGACCTTGCAGGTGGGATGAACGTTACTATGGAAATTTCCCTTACCGAGCTGGTAAAGAACCTGGCAAACCACAACAGCGATGCCACCTTCAATAAGGCTCTAAGCAATGCTGAAGGCAGATTAAAAAACAGCCAAAAAGACTTCATCACCTTATTTGGTGAAGAATATCAGGCTCTTAGTCCGAACGCAAAACTTGCCTCTATTTTTGCCACGCGCGAAAACGCAGCTTCCATAAAACCGGATGCGAGCAACAGCGAGGTTATACAGTTTTTACGTACGCAGGCAAACAGCGCTGTTGACAGGTCGTTCAATATCCTTCGTACACGTATTGATAAGTTCGGAGTAACCTCCCCTAACATTCAGCTGCAGGCAGGTACGCACCGAATTCTTATTGAACTTCCGGGAGTATCGGATGCTGAACGCGTAAGAAAGCTCCTTCAGGGATCTGCTCAGCTTGAATTCTGGGAAACATATGATAACAGCGAAATTTTCCCGTTACTGGAAAACATAAATAAAACATTAGCCGCAACTCAGGCTACATCAAAGGATACCGCAACTGCAAAAACCGCTTCAGCGAAATCTGATTCTGCAGGCGCAGGTAAACTTGCCCAACTTGGGGCACGGAAAGATTCGGCAGGAAAAGATACTTCTGCGCTTGCACAGTCGCAAGCTCGTCAGAACCCGTTGTTTGCTGTTTTAAATCCTAATATTGGCCAGGGCGAAAACGGACAGAGCGTTTTAGGAAGAGGACCGGTGATTGGTTACGCGGCTCAGAAAGATACTTCAAAGGTAAACGCCTATTTCAACTCTCCTGCTATCCGTTCTATTATTCCAAATAACGTAAAGCTTCTTTGGGGTGTTAAACCCGTTAGTCCCGAAAGCCGGGTGTTTGAGCTTTATGCTTTAAAGACAAGCGGATTTGAAGGAACAGCGATCATGGGCGGCGATGTCATTACTGATGCCCGTGCCGACGTTGAACAGGGCAATCCTGAAGTGGTCATGTTTATGAATTCTACCGGAGCACGCCAGTGGAGACAAGTTACCGCAGCAGCTTCTGCTGATCCTAACAACAAACGTTCAATTGCTATCGTACTTGACAACAACGTTTATTCTGCTCCAACTGTACAGAACGAAATCCCCAATGGTATTTCTTCTATCACTGGTAAATTTACACAGAACGACACCAAAGACCTTGCGAATGTTCTTAAGGCAGGCAGACTGCCTGCTCCGGCTAAAATCGTAAGTGAATATATTGTAGGTCCGTCATTAGGTCTTGAATCAATTAATAAAGGATTGATCTCCTCCTTAGTTGGTGTTATTGTTATCCTTCTTTTCATGGGCCTTTACTACAGCAAGGCTGGTTGGGTAGCAAATGCAGCCCTGCTTGTTAACTTGTTCTTCCTTATGGGAGTAATGGCCTCCTTAGGCGCTGTTTTAACCTTGCCTGGTATTGCAGGTATCGTACTTTCATTAGGTATGGCAGTTGATGCCAACGTACTGATCTATGAACGTGTCAGGGAAGAGCTGGCCTTAGGAAAAAGCCTGAGAATAGCAGTATACGAAGGCTACAGCAAAGCGATGTCTTCGATCCTTGACTCTAACATCACTACATTCCTGACAGGTGTGATCCTTTATGTGTTTGGAAGCGGCCCGATCCTTGGATTTGCCACTACTTTGATGCTGGGTATCATCACTTCATTGTTCTCTGCAATCTTCATCAGCCGCCTGATTTTTGAATGGATGCTCGGTAAACAACAGAGTATCAGCTTCTCAATTAAGGCAACAGAGAACCTGTTTAAAGATACCAAGTTCGATTTTATCTCCGGACGCAGAAAGTTCTACCTCCTTTCAGGTGCTATCATTGTAGCTGGGTTGGTATCGATGTTCACCAGGGGATTCAGTCTTGGTGTCGACTTCAAAGGAGGACGTTCGTACTTTGTAGAGTTCGATAAGCCTGTAAGAACCGATGCTATACGTGATGTACTGCTTGACGAGTTCGATGTTGCTCCTGAAGTAAAAACCTACGGCTCAAGTAATGAGGTGAAGATCACCACCTCTTATATGATTGACAATACAACGGAAGACGGTGAAGCTATTGTAGCCAAAAAACTTCATGATGGTTTAGCTAAGATAAATCCTAACTTCCAGATAAAAGACGCCCAGAGAGTGGGTCCAACGATCGCGAATGACATCAAGATATCAGCCGTTTACTCGGTGATCTTTTCGATCCTCGTAATCTTCCTGTATATCCTTATCAGGTTCAGGCGCTGGCAGTTTGGGGTATCTGCGATTATCGCATTAGCGCATGACGTGCTGGTGCTGCTGTCGATTTTCACCTTGCTGAATGGCATTGTTCCATTCTCCCTTGATATCGACCAGGCATTTATTGCTGCGATCCTGACGGTAATGGGATATTCCATTAACGACACGGTGGTTGTATTCGACCGTATCCGCGAATACATTAACCAGCACCATAGTAAGAACGAGGATATGCCGACGGTAATTAATAACGCCTTAAACAGCACCTTAAGCCGTACAGTAGTAACCGGTATTTGCGTTATTGCGGTACTTATCATCATCTTCATCTTCGGTGGTGAGATTTTAAGAGGCTTCTCTTTTGCGATGCTTATCGGTGTTGTATTCGGTACTTATTCGTCACTGTTCGTTGCTACACCGTTCGTAGTGGAACTCATTAAGGAAAAAGACAAAGAAAGCTTCAAAGCTTAAATAACAGAATTTGTTTAAAGTAAAAGGCCGGGATTGTAAGACCCCGGCCTTTTTGTTTTACTAAGTTTTCTGAATCAGACTTCAACGAAGCGTCATCTTCTTCGAATAGGACGTGCAAGAGACAACATTTCTGCGTGATTAGGGTTTAAATAGTATAAGCATTCTAATTATTAAAATATGGAAGCAGGATCGTCTTCAGTAAGTTTTCCAAGAGTAATCATTATAGGAGGAGGGTTTGGCGGGATACAGTTAGCCAAGCATCTGAAAGACAAAGAGGTTCAGGTTTTAATGCTCGACAGGCATAATTATCATACATTTCAGCCTCTTTTATATCAGGTGGCAACGGGTGGCCTGGAGGCTGACTCTATCGCATTTCCACTGAGAAAAATATTTAAAGGTCAGAAAAACTTCATTTTCAGGAACGCAGAAGTATTATCGGTCATTCCTGAACGTAAAGCTGTTGAAACCAATATAGGTGAGTTTTATTATGACTATTTAGTCATTGCAACCGGATCGGATTCAAACTTCTTTGGATCCAGGGAATTGGAGCATTATACCATGCCCATGAAGACCATTCCTGAATCACTTAACCTCAGGAGCATGATCCTTCAGAATCTTGAAGAGTCACTTATTGAAACCGATCCTGTGAAGAAAGCAGCGCTTTTGAACTTTGTTGTAACGGGCGGAGGTCCTACCGGAGTGGAACTTGCCGGTTCGCTTGCTGAGCTAAAGCGCCATGTACTCCGTAAAGATTATCCTGAGCTCAACATGGATGATATGAATATTTATCTGGTTGAAGGCTCTCCCGTACTGCTGGGCCCAATGTCGCCCCAGTCGCAGAGGAGTTCCTGCCAGTTTCTCGAAGAACTGGGAGTGAAGGTTATGACCGATATGCGGGTGTCGTCTTACGACGGAAGCAAAATTGTACTCTCCAACGGAACCGAGATCGTAACAAAGAACGTGTTATGGTCCGCTGGTGTAAAGGGAGTAGTTCCGGGAGGAATACCGATGGACAGAATAGTAAGAGGCGGAAGAATAAAAGTAGATGAGTATAACCGGGTTAGCGGCTACATCGACATTTTTGCTATCGGTGATGTTGCTTCCATGTCTACAGAGGATTATCCTAACGGCCATCCCGGTGTGGCGCCGGTAGCTATGCAACAGGGAAAACTGCTTGCAGAAAATCTTGTCCGAATTATTAACAGGCAGGAGCCTGTTCCTTTTAAATATAGAGACAAAGGCTCAATGGCCACTATAGGCCGTAACAGAGCTGTTGTAGACATTGGGAAAATTCGGTTCCAGGGTGTGTTTGCCTGGTTCGTTTGGATGTTTGTACACCTCATGAGCCTGGTAGGGTTCAGGAATAAACTGGTAGTACTGGTTAACTGGATATGGAGTTATTTCAGCTACGACCGCGGCACCCGTTTAATCATTCGCCCCTTTAACAGGCAGTCGATGACAGAGGATACACAAACGAAATAAGCTAATACAACACCATCTTATAGTGCAGTATTCCGGCTTCTTCGAACTGGTTGCCTTCAGCCACAAAGCCCAGTTTACTATATAGTCCCATAGCGGGCACCTGAGCATGAAGATAAATATATTGTGCATCAGCGGGAAGATCGGCGAGTACCGCTTTTACAAGGGCCTGCCCTACTCCCATCCCTCTGAATTCTTTTAGCACAGCGAAGCGCTCAAGTTTATACCCTTTTTCTGTACGTCGCCAACGTGCAGCGCCTGCTGGCTGACCATCATGCCGCGCAAGGAAATGGATTGATTCATCCTCAAATTCCCATTCCAGCTCGGGAGGGCAGCATTGCTCGTCAACAAAAACAGTTCTGCGGATAGCGAACACTAACTGGAGCTCCTCATCGCCGGTAACCTTTGTTATCTCTATTCCCATAAACTTATTCAAAAAAAAACCATCTCATAAGAGATGGCCTTTTTATATAACCTACTTAGTGTTAAAGTTTACTATTAACATCAATACAGTTCAGATCTTCAAAAGCGGCAGACAGACGCTTAACGAAAGTCTCTTCGCCTTTACGTAACCACACGCGTGGATCGTAATATTTTTTGTTCGGAGAATCAGGTCCTTCCGGATTTCCGATCTGGCTTTGAAGATATCCTTCTTTTGATTTGTAGTAATCTTTTATACCTTCCCAATATGCCCACTGCATATCGGTATCTATATTCATTTTAATAGCACCGTAAGAAATCGCTTCGCGAATTTCCTCCTGTGACGAGCCCGATCCACCATGGAATACAAAGTTGATTGGTTTTTCTGCCTCAAGACCAAGTTCTTTTCTAAGATATTCCTGAGAATTCTTCAGAATAATGGGCTGAAGTTTTACGTTACCTGGTTTGTAAACACCATGAACATTTCCGAACGCTGCTGCAATGGTAAAGCGGTGACTTACGCTGCTAAGTTCTTTATAAGCGTAAGCAACTTCTTCGGGTTGTGTATATAGTTTAGAGCTATCAACATCTGAATTATCTACACCATCTTCTTCTCCTCCGGTTACGCCGAGTTCGATTTCAATAGTCATTCCCAGCGCTTTCATACGCTCAAGATAGGTCTTGCTTACTTCGATATTTTCTTCAATCGGCTCTTCAGAAAGGTCGAGCATGTGTGAAGAAAATAAAGGCTTTCCAAATTGCTTGTGGAAACGTTCTCCATGAGATAACATTCCATCGATCCATGGCAGAAGTTTCTTTGCAGCATGGTCTGTATGCAAGATTACTGCTACACCATAATGTTCGGCAAGTAAATGTACGTGTCTTGCTGCGGAAACAGCTCCCAGAACGCAGGCCTGAAGATTTGAATTATCTAAGGATTTACCTGCATAAAATTGCGCTCCTCCGTTTGACAACTGTATAATCACCGGCGAATTCACAGCTTTAGCTGTTTCCATTACGGCATTGACAGTGTTGGTTCCAATGGTGTTTACTGCTGGTAAAGCGAATTGGTGCTTCTTTGCCTGTTCAAAAAGTTCCTGAACCGCATCTCCATACAAAACGCCTTTATAATTTTTCAGATTCATATTATAACGTCTTTTAAGAAATCCCGAAATTAAGGATTTTAAGTTTAACTCAAGTGATATAGATCATTAATTTTATTGTTATAGAAAACACATTTCAAAATAAGAGATAAAAGATTTTTATCTAAGTTTATTAAAAGAGCTCTTTTCTTAAAAAATTCGTTTATTTGCAAGCTTATTTCCATTCGTATGGCTTGGTTTAAAAGAGAGAAAAAAGGAATTATTACTTCTACGCACGAGAAAAAAGAAGCTCCTGACGGTATATGGAACAAGTGCCCGGAATGCAAAAAACCCTTGCATTATGCCGAGCAGGTGGAAAATAAATACGTATGTCACTATTGCGGATATCACCTGAGAATCGGATCCAAAGAATATTTTTCGGTCCTTTTTGATAATAATGAGTTCACTGAGTTGTTTGAAAATATACGCTCAGCCGATCCTTTAAATTTCACTGATACGAAACAATACACCGAGCGGCTTAAAGAAAGCTATGCAAAAACAGGACTTAAAGATGCCATCCGGGCGGCTCATGGCACCCTTAAGGGGCATGAACTCGTTATAGCCTGTATGGACTTTAACTTTATCGGGGGCTCTATGGGATCGGTAGTAGGCGAGAAGATTGCCAGATCTATAGATTATTGTATTGAAAAGAAAATACCGTTCCTGCTGATCTCAAAATCGGGCGGTGCAAGAATGATGGAGGCGGCTTTTTCGCTAATGCAAATGGCAAAGACCTCGGCCAAACTTGCCTTATTAAGCAAAGCGAAAATACCTTACATTTCTCTTCTGACCGATCCTACTACAGGTGGCGTCACTGCATCGTATGCCATGCTTGGCGATATCAATATCGCTGAACCCGGCGCACTTATCGGATTCGCAGGACCCAGGGTAATTAAAGAAACGATTAAAAAGGACTTACCGAAAGGATTTCAAACATCGGAATTCGTTCTGGAACACGGTTTTCTGGATTTTATAACAGACCGTCGTGAAATGAAAGACAAACTGGCAACCTTCCTTTCTATGATGAAAGGATGAGATGGGTTGTGAGTTATGAGTTATGAGATAATAGATATGAGACGTGAGAACATATTGTTTATAATCCACACCCAACTCCGGCGCCTAATAATTCATATCTCAAATCTCAACATAACTCATAACTCATAACTCATAATTCATAATTCATAACCCATAACTCCCTACGTTCTTTGATTACCGAGCGTAGGATCCTTACCAGTGGAGTTAAATCCACTGTCGCGGTCAATCTTTCTTCTTCCCTTCTTCTTAGGCGGATGAGTAAGCTTCTCCGTAGGAGCATCAGAAGGTTGCTGACCTGTGTGATTGTGTTTGGCCTTGTCGTCCGACATATAGAATTAAATTTCGCTTCCCAGCCCTCCGGGGATCCCCGGTTCATGACCTACCATGCGGCCTGTATTACGAACTTCCTGGCGGGATGAAACTCCGGAATCAGACGTATCAAACGTTTGAGGCGCATTGGTGGCTGTTGTTGGCCGGTCGCCGCCAGCATCCAGATCCTCATCGTCAGACAGATCATCGTCTTCGAACACCTCGTCGTCATCGTCCGTTAACGAAGTATCCGGAATCGCATCTGGGTTCTCAATTTCATCGTCATCATCAAGAAGGAGATCATCATCGTCGTCGTCAGCTAAAAGGTCGTCATCGTCATCATCCGGGTCATTCTGCTGACTGGTCGTAATATCTACGATCTCATCCTCGTCATCCACATATGTTTCTGTCTCTACATCGAGATCATCATCATCCGAAAGCAGGTCGTCATCATCATCAAGCGGACCACCGAAAGTCTTAATGTCATTTATGTTATCATCGTCCAGGTCATCTCCCAAAGGAGTGATCTCCGAATTTTCTCCCAGGTCGTCGTCGTCATATGAAAGGTCCTCATCTTCATTGGGCTCTTCAGGTGCAACTCTCAGGTTTACGGGAGCATCAATTCTCAAATCTTCCTGAACATCCAGGGAATTTTCATGAAATAGTTTCATAGGTTAATAGCTTAAGTTTCTACTTGTATAGTAAACACTTAGCATTACCCTGTTTGTTTGAATAAAGAAAAAATAATTATGCTCCTCCCCTGCTTAGGAGGCGCACAATCCTTTAAGTTTCTCTATTGTATAATCAATTTCTTCAAGAGTATTAAACTTACTAAAGGAGAATCGTACGGCCGGACGACCGGGGTTAGCCCCTATGGCCTCGAGAACGTGCGAGCCTATATTGGATCCCGAGCTGCAGGCGCTTCCTCCGGAAGCTGAAATCCCTGCAATGTCCAGACTAAAAAGTAACATATCAGCCATTTCCATTTCAGGAAAAGAAACATTGAGTACGGTATATAAACTCTTTTCGGGGTCGGTCTCTCCGTTAAACTGCACGTCTTTAATCTCCTTTTCCAGCCGTTCTTTCATATAACTCTTAAGTCCCTGAACATGCTCCTGGTGCCCTGCCATATCACGATATGCAATTTCGAGAGCTTTAGCGAGACCCACTATCCCATATACATTTTCTGTCCCGCCGCGCATATTGCGTTCCTGTGAGCCCCCTAAAATTAATGGGTTAATCTTAATGGCATGGTTAACATACAAAAAGCCAGCTCCTTTGGGTCCATGCAGCTTGTGTGCCGCGCAGGTTATGAAATGCACTTTTAAACGCTGCAGATCGTGGGGATAGTGCCCCATGGTTTGAACTGTGTCACAATGAAAAAGAGCATCATACTGTTCACAGAGGTCGCCAACTGCTTCTATGTCGGTTAAGGTACCAAGCTCA
The window above is part of the Arcticibacter tournemirensis genome. Proteins encoded here:
- a CDS encoding thymidylate synthase, with amino-acid sequence MKQYLDLMKHVLDHGTQKHDRTGTGTISVFGYQMRFNLKEGFPLVTTKKLHLRSIIHELIWFLRGDTNISYLKENGVSIWDEWADEAGELGPIYGYQWRSWPRPDGTHIDQIRQLVSQIKNNPDSRRLIVSAWNVADIEKMALPPCHCFFQFYVADGKLSCQLYQRSADIFLGVPFNIASYALLTLMIAQVCDLEPGDFIHTLGDAHLYNNHIEQTQLQLSREPRHLPVMKINPEVKDLFDFKFEDFKLENYDPHPHIKAPVAV
- a CDS encoding dihydrofolate reductase yields the protein MVNLNIIVATDSKGGIGKNNALPWHLPADLKYFKALTTGHTIIMGRKTFESIGKALPNRRNIVITRQDLKLSDAEVAHSLESAISLCNEDDDVFVIGGAEIFRLALPKANRLFITLIHHEFDTDTFLPEIERGTWKEVKREDKQPDDKNRFSYSFLTFEKAPITED
- the secDF gene encoding protein translocase subunit SecDF yields the protein MQGKGLIKFVAVALTIGCLYSLSFTWVAKQVEKDAREYAKGDPEKERAYLDSMATQPVFNLGFAKFNYQYVKEREIPLGLDLAGGMNVTMEISLTELVKNLANHNSDATFNKALSNAEGRLKNSQKDFITLFGEEYQALSPNAKLASIFATRENAASIKPDASNSEVIQFLRTQANSAVDRSFNILRTRIDKFGVTSPNIQLQAGTHRILIELPGVSDAERVRKLLQGSAQLEFWETYDNSEIFPLLENINKTLAATQATSKDTATAKTASAKSDSAGAGKLAQLGARKDSAGKDTSALAQSQARQNPLFAVLNPNIGQGENGQSVLGRGPVIGYAAQKDTSKVNAYFNSPAIRSIIPNNVKLLWGVKPVSPESRVFELYALKTSGFEGTAIMGGDVITDARADVEQGNPEVVMFMNSTGARQWRQVTAAASADPNNKRSIAIVLDNNVYSAPTVQNEIPNGISSITGKFTQNDTKDLANVLKAGRLPAPAKIVSEYIVGPSLGLESINKGLISSLVGVIVILLFMGLYYSKAGWVANAALLVNLFFLMGVMASLGAVLTLPGIAGIVLSLGMAVDANVLIYERVREELALGKSLRIAVYEGYSKAMSSILDSNITTFLTGVILYVFGSGPILGFATTLMLGIITSLFSAIFISRLIFEWMLGKQQSISFSIKATENLFKDTKFDFISGRRKFYLLSGAIIVAGLVSMFTRGFSLGVDFKGGRSYFVEFDKPVRTDAIRDVLLDEFDVAPEVKTYGSSNEVKITTSYMIDNTTEDGEAIVAKKLHDGLAKINPNFQIKDAQRVGPTIANDIKISAVYSVIFSILVIFLYILIRFRRWQFGVSAIIALAHDVLVLLSIFTLLNGIVPFSLDIDQAFIAAILTVMGYSINDTVVVFDRIREYINQHHSKNEDMPTVINNALNSTLSRTVVTGICVIAVLIIIFIFGGEILRGFSFAMLIGVVFGTYSSLFVATPFVVELIKEKDKESFKA
- a CDS encoding NAD(P)/FAD-dependent oxidoreductase; this translates as MEAGSSSVSFPRVIIIGGGFGGIQLAKHLKDKEVQVLMLDRHNYHTFQPLLYQVATGGLEADSIAFPLRKIFKGQKNFIFRNAEVLSVIPERKAVETNIGEFYYDYLVIATGSDSNFFGSRELEHYTMPMKTIPESLNLRSMILQNLEESLIETDPVKKAALLNFVVTGGGPTGVELAGSLAELKRHVLRKDYPELNMDDMNIYLVEGSPVLLGPMSPQSQRSSCQFLEELGVKVMTDMRVSSYDGSKIVLSNGTEIVTKNVLWSAGVKGVVPGGIPMDRIVRGGRIKVDEYNRVSGYIDIFAIGDVASMSTEDYPNGHPGVAPVAMQQGKLLAENLVRIINRQEPVPFKYRDKGSMATIGRNRAVVDIGKIRFQGVFAWFVWMFVHLMSLVGFRNKLVVLVNWIWSYFSYDRGTRLIIRPFNRQSMTEDTQTK
- a CDS encoding GNAT family N-acetyltransferase, with protein sequence MGIEITKVTGDEELQLVFAIRRTVFVDEQCCPPELEWEFEDESIHFLARHDGQPAGAARWRRTEKGYKLERFAVLKEFRGMGVGQALVKAVLADLPADAQYIYLHAQVPAMGLYSKLGFVAEGNQFEEAGILHYKMVLY
- the fbaA gene encoding class II fructose-bisphosphate aldolase, with product MNLKNYKGVLYGDAVQELFEQAKKHQFALPAVNTIGTNTVNAVMETAKAVNSPVIIQLSNGGAQFYAGKSLDNSNLQACVLGAVSAARHVHLLAEHYGVAVILHTDHAAKKLLPWIDGMLSHGERFHKQFGKPLFSSHMLDLSEEPIEENIEVSKTYLERMKALGMTIEIELGVTGGEEDGVDNSDVDSSKLYTQPEEVAYAYKELSSVSHRFTIAAAFGNVHGVYKPGNVKLQPIILKNSQEYLRKELGLEAEKPINFVFHGGSGSSQEEIREAISYGAIKMNIDTDMQWAYWEGIKDYYKSKEGYLQSQIGNPEGPDSPNKKYYDPRVWLRKGEETFVKRLSAAFEDLNCIDVNSKL
- the accD gene encoding acetyl-CoA carboxylase, carboxyltransferase subunit beta, whose product is MAWFKREKKGIITSTHEKKEAPDGIWNKCPECKKPLHYAEQVENKYVCHYCGYHLRIGSKEYFSVLFDNNEFTELFENIRSADPLNFTDTKQYTERLKESYAKTGLKDAIRAAHGTLKGHELVIACMDFNFIGGSMGSVVGEKIARSIDYCIEKKIPFLLISKSGGARMMEAAFSLMQMAKTSAKLALLSKAKIPYISLLTDPTTGGVTASYAMLGDINIAEPGALIGFAGPRVIKETIKKDLPKGFQTSEFVLEHGFLDFITDRREMKDKLATFLSMMKG
- a CDS encoding cysteine desulfurase family protein; its protein translation is MRVYLDNAATTSIDSEVLKEMFYMMENQFGNPSSIHSHGREVRTAIEKARKTVANLLHASPAEIFFTSGGTEADNMAIRSGIADYGIKHAITARTEHHAVLHTFEALEKSGVIKLSYVDTDTRGNINMSHLNELLSSNERSFVSLMHANNELGTLTDIEAVGDLCEQYDALFHCDTVQTMGHYPHDLQRLKVHFITCAAHKLHGPKGAGFLYVNHAIKINPLILGGSQERNMRGGTENVYGIVGLAKALEIAYRDMAGHQEHVQGLKSYMKERLEKEIKDVQFNGETDPEKSLYTVLNVSFPEMEMADMLLFSLDIAGISASGGSACSSGSNIGSHVLEAIGANPGRPAVRFSFSKFNTLEEIDYTIEKLKGLCAS